The following DNA comes from Bradyrhizobium sp. SK17.
TCTCCAGCACCGGATCGAGGATCAGCGCCTCGCCGCCGGCGCGGCTCGCGAGCAGATAGCTGTAGGTGCCGGACACGCTGTCGAACAGCTGGCGAAAGATCATGACGGCTTACCTGTTCTCCGGGTCGAGTCATGGAGAGGATATTATTCCATAGATAGGGTGCATTCAAAGCAAATCCATCCCCGTGCGACTCCCTATCCGTCACCCCCAATCTGTCCCCGTCACCCTGAGGAGCCGCGAAGCGGCGTCTCGAAGGGTCGATGGCCCGGCTCTTTCCGGCGACAGGCTTGCAGTGCGCTGAAGCATCGGGGCCGTTCATCCTTCAAGACGCGCTACGCGCTCCTCAGGATGACGGGTTATGGTCTTGGGCGCTCAGGGCCGGACGTAGCTCCAGCCCTGCTCCTGCAACTCCATCAGGTGCACCACGCCCGACGGTACGATGGTGGCGTCGGGGACGACGGAGATCGCGTGGCCCTCGGCCTTCTCCATGCCCTGCTTGGTGTTGCCGCAGGCGGAGAACTGGATCTTGCCGGGGAAGACGAGATCCTTCAGCCGCCTGATGCGGTCCTGCACCGGCGAGGTATCGCTGCGCAGCATGTGCAGGCCGGGGCCGTAGGTGACGATGTCGACTTCCACGTCCTCATTCTTCGCGCGGTAATATTCGATCACGTTGGTGGCGTTGTTGAGCGCGAGGTTCATGATCTGCGGATCGTTCTGGTCGACCTGGATCGCGATGCGGTGCGGCTTGTCGGCGGCGAGCGCGCCGGTTGCGAAGGCGAGCGAGAGCAGGGCGGCGGTGACGAGACGGCGAAGCATGGCGAACTCCTAGGGGCGGACCAGCGTGTAGCCGTTTTCGGTGAGCAGCAAAATCTGCGCGACGCCGACCTGGACGGGCGTGGCGGCGGCGATGTAGTCCGGCCGCTTGCCGGTGTCGCGCTCAATGGTGTCGACGGTGTTGAGGCAGATGTCGACGCGGGCGCCCTGCGCAACCAGGCTCTCGACCAGCTTGCGATTTGGATTGTCGGGCTTGAGCAGCTCGATGCCCGGGCCGAAGGCCACGATCTCGACCGCGACCTTGTCCGGGTCGTAATGCTTCATCAGATTGTTGGCGACGCTGATGACGAGGCCCTGCTTCTTCGGATCGTTGTCGGAGAGTTGCAGCACGACCTTGTGCTCGGCGAACGGCTTGTCCTGCAATGGCGCCAGCTGGGCGCGGGCCAGCGGTGCCGTGAGCGCGAACGCCGCCAGGCCGAATGCCGCGATCAGCGCCCGCCGCGTCATCCGAGCCTCGTGATGCCGGGATTGTCGTCGACGCCCTTCAGCGTCACGCCTGGCTCATCGCGGTTCGGCGGCCGGCCGGAGCGCAGATGCTTGGCCACGACGTCCCAGACCGGCGCGCCGCTCTGCTGGTTGACCGAGGCCCAGCCCGCGACCTTGTAGTGCTTGCCGGCTTCGAGATGCCTGCCGTTGCGAAGCTTGAGCTCGGAGATGCGCTTTCCGACGCTCTCGCCCGGCGTGCAGGTGTAGGCGAGGCCGCCGACGCGTACCATGTCGCCGCCCTGCTGATAATAAGGGTCGACGTTGAACAGATTATCGCAGACGTCTTCGAGCACGTCCTTGATCTGGCCGCCGGTCATGGTGGCGACGTAGGTCTCCGGATAGGTGATCGCGGTTTCCGCCAGCACGTCTTCCATGGTCAGCGGCTGGCCGGCGAGCGTGGTGAGACCCCAGCGGAAGCCGGGCGACAGCGCGATCTCGGCGTTGAGCTCGTTCATCAGCGCGTCGCAGATCAGCTGGTCGACGGTGCCGGAGAAATTGCCGCGGCGATAGAGCAGGCGGTCGGCGGTGCCGAGCTTGTCGCTCCATTCGTCGACATGCGGGTCGCGCATCTTGTCGATCAGCGCCTGCATCGTCGGATCGGGCTTCAGGAGCTCGGCAAACACCGGCAGCAGCCGGTAGCGCAGATTGGCGACCTTGCCCTTGGCGAGGTCGAGATCGAGCACGCCGATGAACTTGCCGTTGGAGCCGGCATTGGTGACCAGCGTGACGCCGCCGGCATTGGTCACCGTGATCGGCAGCGGGATCGCGTCATGGGTGTGGCCGCCGAGGATCACGTCGATGCCGGTGACGCGACTGGCCAGCTTGAGGTCGACATCCATGCCGTTATGCGACAGCAGGATCACCGCCTCGACCTTGTCGTTGTTGCGATGGCCGTCGACGAGCTTTTGCAGCTCCTCGTCGCGGATGCCGAAGGTCCAGTCCGGCGTGAAGCGCTTGGGGTGGGCGATCGGCACATAGGGGAAGGCCTGGCCGATGATCGCGATGCGATGGCCGCCGATCTCCTTGACGACGGATGGCTTGAACACGCGCCCGGAGGCCGGATCGAACGCCTTGGCGTCGTTGAATGCGGCTTCCTCGGTCAGGAATACGTTCTGCGCCAGGAACTCGCCCTTGAAGCGGGCGAGATTGTCGCGCAGCACCTGCTCGCCATAGGTGAATTCCCAATGCCCGGTCATCGCCTCGATGCCGAGCAGGTTGGCGGCCTCCACCA
Coding sequences within:
- a CDS encoding DsrE family protein yields the protein MLRRLVTAALLSLAFATGALAADKPHRIAIQVDQNDPQIMNLALNNATNVIEYYRAKNEDVEVDIVTYGPGLHMLRSDTSPVQDRIRRLKDLVFPGKIQFSACGNTKQGMEKAEGHAISVVPDATIVPSGVVHLMELQEQGWSYVRP
- the soxB gene encoding thiosulfohydrolase SoxB; this encodes MIIRRRDFLRATAAATLTAGLPRLARSADTASVYDLERFGNARILHTTDTHAQLKPVFFREPSVNLGVGAMAGQPPHLVGKAFLDRFGIRPDSADAYAFTCVEFEKAAGRFGRLGGFAHLKTLVDKLRADVGDKRSILLDGGDLWQGTGLANAMNGADMVEAANLLGIEAMTGHWEFTYGEQVLRDNLARFKGEFLAQNVFLTEEAAFNDAKAFDPASGRVFKPSVVKEIGGHRIAIIGQAFPYVPIAHPKRFTPDWTFGIRDEELQKLVDGHRNNDKVEAVILLSHNGMDVDLKLASRVTGIDVILGGHTHDAIPLPITVTNAGGVTLVTNAGSNGKFIGVLDLDLAKGKVANLRYRLLPVFAELLKPDPTMQALIDKMRDPHVDEWSDKLGTADRLLYRRGNFSGTVDQLICDALMNELNAEIALSPGFRWGLTTLAGQPLTMEDVLAETAITYPETYVATMTGGQIKDVLEDVCDNLFNVDPYYQQGGDMVRVGGLAYTCTPGESVGKRISELKLRNGRHLEAGKHYKVAGWASVNQQSGAPVWDVVAKHLRSGRPPNRDEPGVTLKGVDDNPGITRLG